The Acetivibrio saccincola genome window below encodes:
- a CDS encoding beta/alpha barrel domain-containing protein, producing MIVFNKKTNTLEQTKYKHSLQDVKEPNLYRDLFNYDEIPKCTFNHRKVPMRPADEIWITDTTFRDGQQARAPYTVEQILRLFDLLHKLGGPKGIIRQCEFFLYSDRDKEAVYKCLERGYKYPEVTSWIRATKEDFKLAKNMGMKESGILVSCSDYHIFKKLNMTRKQALEHYLNIIKSAIEVGIRPRCHFEDITRADFYGFIVPFALELKKLMEETKMPIKIRACDTLGYGVPYPGAALPRSVPGIIYGLNHYAGFPSELIEWHGHNDFYKAVVNSATAWLYGASAVNCSLLGIGERTGNTPLEAMVIEYAQLRGTTDGMDTTVITEIAEYYEKEIGYRIPSRTPFVGKYFNVTRAGIHADGLLKDEEIYNIFNTSKLLNKPVGVAVNQTCGLAGIAHWVNSHFGLEGEKRIDKKDERIKKIKEWVDEQYKNGRVTSIGDEELEEVIRKLTPDIFDLGI from the coding sequence ATGATAGTATTTAACAAAAAGACCAATACACTTGAGCAAACTAAATATAAACATTCACTTCAAGATGTAAAGGAGCCCAATCTTTACAGGGATTTATTTAATTATGATGAGATACCAAAATGTACATTTAATCATAGAAAGGTTCCAATGCGGCCGGCAGATGAAATATGGATAACCGATACCACATTCAGGGACGGGCAGCAGGCCAGGGCACCTTATACTGTAGAGCAGATACTAAGGCTTTTTGACCTTCTACATAAGTTAGGAGGTCCTAAAGGAATAATCCGTCAGTGTGAATTTTTTTTGTATAGTGACAGGGATAAAGAAGCAGTATATAAATGTCTGGAAAGAGGTTATAAATACCCTGAGGTTACAAGCTGGATAAGGGCAACAAAAGAAGATTTTAAACTTGCAAAAAATATGGGTATGAAAGAAAGCGGGATACTGGTAAGCTGTTCAGATTACCATATTTTTAAAAAGCTTAATATGACAAGGAAGCAGGCATTAGAGCACTATCTTAACATTATAAAAAGTGCAATAGAAGTGGGTATAAGGCCAAGATGTCACTTTGAAGATATTACCAGGGCTGATTTTTATGGATTTATTGTTCCTTTTGCCTTAGAATTGAAAAAGCTTATGGAAGAAACTAAAATGCCAATAAAGATAAGGGCTTGTGATACTTTAGGATACGGGGTTCCTTATCCCGGCGCAGCTTTGCCAAGGAGTGTCCCCGGAATTATTTACGGGTTAAACCACTATGCAGGTTTCCCAAGTGAACTTATAGAGTGGCATGGACATAATGATTTTTATAAAGCGGTGGTTAATTCAGCTACCGCATGGCTGTACGGTGCTTCAGCGGTAAACTGCTCTTTATTGGGAATTGGAGAAAGAACAGGAAACACCCCTTTAGAAGCTATGGTTATTGAATATGCCCAATTAAGAGGTACTACAGACGGAATGGACACCACTGTTATAACAGAAATTGCAGAGTATTACGAAAAAGAAATTGGATACCGAATACCATCAAGGACACCATTTGTAGGAAAGTACTTTAACGTCACCAGGGCAGGCATACATGCAGACGGACTTTTAAAAGATGAAGAAATTTACAATATATTTAATACATCCAAGCTCCTTAACAAACCTGTGGGAGTTGCTGTAAACCAGACTTGCGGCCTTGCCGGTATTGCCCACTGGGTTAACAGCCATTTTGGTCTTGAGGGGGAAAAGAGAATTGATAAAAAGGATGAAAGGATTAAGAAAATAAAAGAATGGGTGGATGAACAGTACAAAAACGGTCGTGTTACCTCAATAGGGGATGAGGAATTAGAAGAAGTTATACGAAAACTTACTCCTGACATTTTTGATTTGGGTATATAA